One segment of Gopherus evgoodei ecotype Sinaloan lineage chromosome 20, rGopEvg1_v1.p, whole genome shotgun sequence DNA contains the following:
- the FAM110D gene encoding protein FAM110D gives MHETMRPVSPASSTSPLGLLNRGPEYLRRQMEVGSGGRTPSAVERLEADKAKYVKTQQVINSRQEPVLRSCPPRPSPRSRRRLTLHQCHEICQSSELGRDSPKQNGPRKLLPSPQSPVARRGSSKRLLRPDSLIIYRQKRDCTAVNTENAKGSGLVRRLFQGPLRDKLPSSPSSRGLGDGQQGPERDETPMVWVPVEKEAARMQSPGGGIFSPNANPVVQPPRSSQTHPPSPESGPGPKEAKRELGRGCSLPLSEKERFFNYCGLDRDLVEVLGRERFGPAGWDVASSLLLGSAGSAGSEHSGPAHSSDCEAGPDVELPGARCCSTVSIIERNARVIKWLYGCQRAWAMARESTV, from the coding sequence ATGCACGAGACCATGAGGCCTGTGTCTCCTGCAAGTAGCACATCGCCTCTGGGGCTGCTGAACCGGGGCCCAGAGTATCTCCGCAGGCAGATGGAGGTGGGGAGCGGGGGCCGTACCCCTAGTGCCGTGGAGAGGCTGGAAGCTGACAAAGCCAAGTATGTCAAAACCCAGCAAGTGATCAACAGCCGGCAAGAGCCAGTGCTGCGTAGCTGCCCCCCGCGGCCTTCCCCTCGCAGCAGGAGGCGCCTGACTCTCCACCAGTGTCACGAGATCTGTCAGAGCTCAGAGCTGGGCCGAGACAGTCCCAAGCAGAACGGCCCCAGGAAGCTGCTGCCTTCTCCCCAGTCTCCCGTGGCGCGCAGGGGCAGCAGCAAACGCCTGCTGAGGCCCGACTCGCTCATCATCTACCGGCAGAAACGGGACTGCACGGCCGTCAACACGGAGAACGCCAAGGGCTCCGGCCTGGTCAGGCGGCTCTTCCAGGGGCCTCTGAGAGACAaactccccagctccccctcctccaggggcctgGGCGATGGGCAGCAGGGGCCGGAGAGAGACGAGACCCCCATGGTGTGGGTGCCGGTGGAGAAGGAGGCTGCTAGAATGCAGAGCCCAGGGGGCGGCATCTTCAGTCCAAACGCGAACCCTGTGGTGCAGCCTCCACGCAGCAGCCAGACGCACCCGCCCAGCCCCGAGTCGGGACCAGGCCCGAAGGAGGCCAAGAGGGAGCTGGGCcgaggctgctccctgcccctctccgAGAAGGAGAGGTTTTTCAACTACTGCGGCTTGGACCGGGATCTGGTGGAggtgctgggcagggagaggTTTGGACCTGCTGGCTGGGACGTGGCCTCCTCCTTGCTCCTGGGGAGCGCAGGCTCGGCCGGTTCGGAGCATAGCGGGCCGGCCCACTCCAGCGACTGCGAAGCAGGGCCCGATGTGGAGTTGCCAGGCGCACGGTGCTGCTCGACCGTTTCCATTATCGAGCGCAACGCCCGGGTGATCAAGTGGCTCTATGGCTGCCAGAGAGCCTGGGCGATGGCCAGGGAGTCCACGGTCTga